The region CGTGGCGTCCTGGAGCGCGCCGGTCCCGTCCGTCGCCCGCACCAGCACGCGATGGTCGCCCCGGTCGTCGAGTGGGACGTCCCACTGGTAGAGCCACAGCACCCACGTGTCCTGCCCCAGCCCCGGTTTGATCGCAGCCTGAGCCCACGTCTGGCCGCCGTCCGTGCTCACCTCGACCTGCTGGATCCCGCGCTGGCCGGCAACCGCGACCCCGCCGATAAAGCTGCTCGCCCCGGCCGGGACGTCCCGCCCGTTCCGCGGCGTGTCGATGCGCGACGTGATGTTCATCACCGCCACGTCGCTCCACCCGCGATTCTCCCAGTAGCCCTTGTAGTCGTACTCCACTACCTCGATCTCCGTGATCCACTTGACGTTCTTCATTCCGTAGATGTCAGGCACGAGGAGGCGGACCGGATAGCCGTGGATCTTGGGAAGCGCCTCGCCGTTCATCTCATAGGCGAGGATCGTGTCCGGCTGCATTGCCTTCTCGATGGGGATGCTGTCCGTGTAGTCGTCGGCGCACCGGAGGATGACGTCGACGGCGCCCGGTCGCACACCCGCTTGCTGGAGGAGGTCGGCGAGGGACGCGCCGCGCCAGAGGGCATTCCCCATCAAGTCGCCGCCAATGACATTGCTGATGCACTGGAGGGTCAGATACTGGGTCACTGGCGGCAGGTTCTTCACGTCCTGGTACGTGAGTGTCATCGGGTGGTCGACCTGGCCTTTGATCTGCAGCCGCCAGGAACCGGCGTTCACATCTGGGTCGCGGAATACGTTCTTGGAAACGACGTAGAACCGATCATTGGGCGTGACCTCGGAGGACACGCCGGGGACGCCGTCGGTAAGCGCCTGGACCAGCGCGTCGCTCGTCGCTTGATCCATGGGCACCGTTCCGATCCCCTGCGCGGCGAGGCGTGGTGGCGTCGCGACGACGTCGGCGAGCCACCGCAGCATACCGCCACCACAGATCAGCGCGCCGATCCCCAAGGCCGTGTTCTTGAGAAAGGCGCGCCGGGCGTTGTCGGGATCGTCCTGCGCGTCGGATTGCGCGGGCCGAGGCAAAGCGGCAACGAGAACCATCACGTAGACGCCGGTGGTAATCCCCAGGCTCACGAGCATCGAGATAGCCACGCTGACGTTCGGTGAGCCGAGGACGCCCATGAAGATGGCGACGAGGAGCAGGCCAGCGGCGACTACCGCGCACGCCAGGACAACTGGGACGAGCGTCGCTCGCGGCCACCGTCGCGCGCCGGCGACGATTCCGATGACCGTCCCGGCAATCAGAATGCCGACGATGCCGGAAGCGAACAGGGCATGCTTTGCCGCCTCTCCGTAAGTAATCACCATGCGCTCGATGAGATCGATGGGGGTGACGCCCGCGATCGTCTGGGCAAGTACTTCGGCGAGGGTGATCTGGCCCGTCAACAGCCCGAACCCGAGCATGGCGGCCACCGCAATTCCCCCGGCGACGAGACCGGTCGCGCCGCCACGCAGCACGCCGTAGGTTGGTTGGTCCTTCATCATGGCAGCCTCCTCGCATGGCCGGACAGGCGCGTCGCGATCATTGTCCTCGGCTTGGGCGACCCAGTCCTTACGAAGCTTACGAAATCGGGTAAACGTAAGGTTCGTAAGGAACATCGCCGTCACTCCTTGATACGGTGGCCCACGGATCGCAGATCACGTCTGCTGATCGCAGCTCAGATCGAGGAGGAAAGGACGTGCGAACATCCACCCGAATCGCGGCCATGGTATCGGTAATCCTCGCGACGTTCGGTACAGCCCTGACACCGGCGGACGCGGCCGTCCAGGACGACATGGCCGCCTGCGTATCGGATCAAATGATGTCGGGCCAGGGAACGATGGCGTCAGAAGCGGCGATGGCAATGATGGGGGACGAGCCGGGCGGAGCCAGCGCGATGCAGGCGTCCGGCGGCGAGATGATGGCGAGCGACGCGATGACCATGGGGGACAACGCGAGCAGCGCCGGATCGACGGCGAGCGATTCCATGATGATGACCTCGCCCGCAACGTCGGACGGCGCAAGCACCGCGAACGCCATGGGTAGCGATATGGGCCAAGGCACGATGGCGGGCTGCGGTGACAGCACGCCAGCCGGGACGTGACGGCGCCGCCGGGGGAAGGATCGCGATGACAGCGCCGCGGACCAGGGCGTCCACGATCCTCGTCGTCGACGACGAGCCGATGGTGGTCGAGGTTGTCGAGCGATACCTACGCCGCGAGGGGTTCGGCGTCGTGACCGCCTGTGACGGCGAGCGCGCGCTGAGCGCCGCGTGCGACCCGCGGAACCCACCCGACCTGGTGGTGTTGGACGTCATGTTGCCGGGGATCCAGGGCGTGGAGCTGTGTCGCCGGCTCCGCGAGGAGCGCGGCATGCGGGTGCCGATCATCCTCCTCACCGCGCGCGGTGAGGAGGATGATCGGATCGGCGGGCTGACGGCAGGCGCCGACGACTACGTGGTCAAGCCGTTCAGTCCCGGCGAGCTGGTCGCCCGCGTGAAGGCCCAGCTTCGGCGCGTCGAGATGGACGCCACGTTCGTGGGAGCCGGCGGCGCCCTCGTTGGCGGCGACATCGTGCTCGATCCGGCCACGCGGTCGTGTCGTGTTCGCGGCAATCCGGTTGCGCTTACGCCCAAGGAGTTCGACCTGCTGCACTACTTCATGACGCGACCCGGCCAGATCGTGGCCCGGGACGAGCTGCTCGACCGGATCTGGGACACGACGTTCCTCGGCTACCAGGGGACCGTCACCGTCCACGTGCGTCGCCTGCGCGAGAAGGTGGAGCGCGACCCGGACCGTCCGGCCCACATCAAGACGATCTGGGGCATGGGATACAAGTTCGACCCGGACACGGCCCCGTGAGTCGTCGGGCGCTCGCCGCGAGCGCGGCCGTCGTCGCGACCGCCCTCATCGCCGCCCTGGTCTATGCCCGGGCCGGCATGGGCGCGCCTCCTTCGGACGTGCAGGCCCTGGCCATATTCCTCCTGGCGAGCGGCGCCGGGTCGTACGTCATCGGGGCCTTCGCCGTCGGCTGGCTCGGACCACGGCTCCCCAGCCTCCGCCTGCGACTGCTCGTCGCCTACGGCTCGGGCCTCGTCGTCGTGTTGGCCGTGGTAGCCGCCACGTCCGTCCTCATGTTCCTGAGCGGCCACGACCTCTCGTTGCTTCTCCTATTGCTGGCCTTCGCCACCGTTGTGTCCCTCGCGTTCGGCTACAGCGTCGCGAGCGGGCTCACCGACGAGATCGCCGCTCTCACCCGCACCTCTCAGCGCCTCGCCCAGGGCGACTGGGGCGCCCGGGTGGCGACCAGCGGGTCGGATGAGCTGGCCCAGCTCGGCGCGGCGTTCGACCGTATGGCAAGTCAGCTCCAACAGATGTTCCAGCGTGAGCGGGACCTCGAGACGGCACGGCGTGACCTCATCGCCGGCGTCTCCCACGATCTTCGAACGCCTCTCGCCACGGCGCAGGCAATGGTCGAGTCGATCCTCGACGGCGTGGTCGCGGAGCCGTCGGAGGTCACGCGCTTCCTTCGGTTGATCCGCGCGGACGTGCTCTTGCTGAGTCGACTCATCGACGACCTTTTCGAGCTGAGCCAGATCGAGGTCGGAGCGCTGCACCTCGACATCGAGCCGACGGCGCTGCCCCAGCTCATCATCGACACCATCGAGGCGTATCGCGCGCAGGCAGGGGAGCGTGGAATCGCGTTCGAGTGGGCCGTCGATCCGAGCCTGCCCCTCGTCGCCGCGGATCCGCCGCGTCTTCAGCGCGTGCTCCGCAACCTGCTCGACAACGCGCAACGCTACACCGGCTCGGGCGGCTCCGTGCGCGTGGAGGCGCAACCGGATGGGACGTCGGCGCGCATTACGGTGGCGGATACCGGGCCCGGCCTGCCGACCGAGGACGCCCAGCGGGTGTTCGATCGCTTCTATCAGGGCGAGGGACCGACCTCCCGCCAGGAAGGCGCGGCGAAACACCGCGGCGCCGGGCTCGGGCTCGCTATCGCGCGCGGCCTCGTGGAGGCGCACGGCGGGCGCATCTGGGTCGAGCCGCGCGACCCGGTCGGCACCAGCTTCCACTTCCTCATTCCGCTCGCGACCTGACAGGGCGGCGCGGGATGATGATGGGCACCTCCGCCGGGTCGCCGAGCGCCTCGGTCTCGCCGAGGGCGTAGAGCCGCGCGGTGATCGCGCAGTACAGCGCGTCGAGCTGGTCGTGCCCCGGCGCCCAGTAATCGGGCCAGCGGCACTCGGGCAGCGCGGCTCGAGCGCCCGCCACCAGCCGCGCGACGCCGTCCGGCGTCGACTTCTTCGGCAGGGCCCGCCCCAGCATGATGCGCTTCACCGCGTAGGGAAACACCTCGATCACCTCGATGCCCTCATCCTCCCAGCGTGACTTCAGGCGGATGGCCCGATACACCATGCGCTTGATGATGGAGCGCTTGGTCGTCCAGAAACAGGGGATGCCCAGCTTCGCCAGCTCGCGCTCGGCGCTGCGCCCCGTCCCGCCGGTCGGCGCGCACGCGCAGCTCTCCTCGAGGCAGCAGAGACCGGCCGGGAGGCCCATCGGCGAGTCCACCGCGGCCACGCGCGCCCCGAGGCCGCGAAGGGCCTCGGACAGCTCGTCGTCGGTCACCGCCTGGCTGAAGGACACGACGGTCCCGCCGCGGTTCAGCGCGGCCAGATCCGTCGGGCGCGCGTCTGCGGTCAGATCGACGCCGACGAAGGGCGTTGGGGCGCGTCGTCCAATCGCCATCGCCTGCTCATGATAGGGGTCGGCGACCGAACCTCGCGGGCGCGGGATCGTGCTTGTGTATGATCGCAGGGATCAACCAGCGGGAGGGACGACGATGCGGGCCAGCGCCACCGAATCCGCGCTTCCCAGCTTCTCCACGGCCGAGCGGGACCGCCGGTGGGCTCGCGTGCGGCAGCTCATGGTCGAGAATGGGATCGACGTGCTGCTGGCACCTCCCAACACGGGTAGCAACGACAAGTACCAGGCCGATGCCCGATATTTGACGCAGTTCGGCCTCAACGGCGAGCAGGTCGCTTGCATCTTTCCGTTGAATGGCAAGGTGATCGGCTTTGGTGGCCCCAGCACCAGAATGATCCCGCGCTGGATGGAAGACGTGCGCACGCCTCGGCGCGCCTTCAACGACGCGATCGTCGGCGCCCTCAAGGAGATCGGCGCCGACGGCGCGACCATCGGGATCTGCGGTCTAAAGGCGGGCGTCATCTCCCTGATGCGGGCTCCGGACGGGGTGGTCGGCGCGAACCTAATGGACGCGATCCGCCGGGAGTTCCCGCGGGCCCGAATCGTGAGCGCGACGGACGTCATCGGCGAGGCGCGCATCACGAAGAGCGCGGAGGAGATCGACTTCTTGACGAAGGCTACGGAGCTGGCAGAGGCCGCCCTCGAGGCTTTGCTGCGCGTGGCGCGCCCAGGCGTGACCGAGAACGCGTGCAACGCCGCGATGATGGCCGCCGAGATCGAGCGCGACGGCACGCTGCCCTTCCTCATTGCATGGGACTCCGGACCCATCGGCCACCTCTCCGGTCGGCTCACCCAGCCCGCGCGTCGCGTGCTGAACGATGGCGACGTCATCCTGCAGGAGATCGAGGGACGCTGGGCCGGGTACACCGCGCAGATCGACCAGTCGACCTTCGTCGGCCGCGTGCCCGACGCCTGTCGAGACGCGTGGAAGGTGGCGGTCGAATCGTTCGAGCGCGCGGTGGCGGCGATGAGGCCGGGCGTGACGTACGGCCAGCTTATCGAGGTATGCGCTGCCACGCCCAGGGTGAGCGGATGGGGCGCGCGCGTCGTCCTTCACGGGCGCGGACTCGGCGACGAGGGGCCGCTCATCACGACCCCGCCGTACCCGCCCGGGATCCTCGAGCGACCGCTGCAGGAGGGCAACGTGTTCGTCATCAAGCCGGCCGTGGAGCGGGCGACCGACGAGGGAAGCGTGGCCCGCTTCGGTGACGTGGTGGCCGTGACGGCGACGGGCGCGCGCAGGCTCGGCACGCGCAGCCAGGAGTTCGCGCACTACAACGTCGGCGTGTAGGGTTCCGCCCTCACCCGGCCGCGCCCGATAGGGGCGGCCGGCCTCTCCCACCGCGGTGGGCGAGGCGATTTTCGACCCCCTGCCGCAGCGGGGGAGGGTGGGGGTGGCGGCGCCCCAGGGGCCACCCTCACCCGGCCGCGCCCGATGGGCGCGGCCGGCCTCTCCCACCGCGGTGGGCGAGGCGATTTTCGACCCCTGCCGCAGCGGGGGAGGGTGGGGGCGAAGGTCATGCACCCTCCCCTGCCGCAGCGGGGGAGGGTGGGGGTGGGGGCGCCCCAGGGGCCACCCTCACCCGGCCGCGCCCGATGGGCGCGGCCGGCCTCTCCCACCGCGGTGGGCGAGGCGATTTTCGACCCCTCCCCTGCTCGCCCTCACCGACGCGCGAGGCGCACCGCCAGGGCGGCAACCTCTGCAAGCTCCTCCACCCGCAGCGCCCGAAGCGCGCCGCAATACACCGTTACGCCGATGCAGCTCGACGCCGCCACGAACGCGAGGCGCAACAGGGTCGGCCCCCCCACGAGATGCCCGCCGAGCGCGGCGCTGGCCGCCCAAACGCCGAGGGCGCACAGCGCGCCGCCCAGTCCGATGGCAGCCACGAAACCGATCAGGTCCGCTGCCCGGAGCAACGGGTAACGCCGCGCCAGCAGCGCGTACAGGACCACGGCGTGGACGCTGTTCTGCACCGCGTTCGCGAGGGCGAGGCCGGGCATGCCCAGTGGCGCGATGGTCGACAGCGCCACGACGAGGTACACGCCGATCCCGACGAAGCCGACGAGCACCGGCGTGCGC is a window of Chloroflexota bacterium DNA encoding:
- a CDS encoding HAMP domain-containing sensor histidine kinase → MSRRALAASAAVVATALIAALVYARAGMGAPPSDVQALAIFLLASGAGSYVIGAFAVGWLGPRLPSLRLRLLVAYGSGLVVVLAVVAATSVLMFLSGHDLSLLLLLLAFATVVSLAFGYSVASGLTDEIAALTRTSQRLAQGDWGARVATSGSDELAQLGAAFDRMASQLQQMFQRERDLETARRDLIAGVSHDLRTPLATAQAMVESILDGVVAEPSEVTRFLRLIRADVLLLSRLIDDLFELSQIEVGALHLDIEPTALPQLIIDTIEAYRAQAGERGIAFEWAVDPSLPLVAADPPRLQRVLRNLLDNAQRYTGSGGSVRVEAQPDGTSARITVADTGPGLPTEDAQRVFDRFYQGEGPTSRQEGAAKHRGAGLGLAIARGLVEAHGGRIWVEPRDPVGTSFHFLIPLAT
- a CDS encoding sulfite oxidase; protein product: MMKDQPTYGVLRGGATGLVAGGIAVAAMLGFGLLTGQITLAEVLAQTIAGVTPIDLIERMVITYGEAAKHALFASGIVGILIAGTVIGIVAGARRWPRATLVPVVLACAVVAAGLLLVAIFMGVLGSPNVSVAISMLVSLGITTGVYVMVLVAALPRPAQSDAQDDPDNARRAFLKNTALGIGALICGGGMLRWLADVVATPPRLAAQGIGTVPMDQATSDALVQALTDGVPGVSSEVTPNDRFYVVSKNVFRDPDVNAGSWRLQIKGQVDHPMTLTYQDVKNLPPVTQYLTLQCISNVIGGDLMGNALWRGASLADLLQQAGVRPGAVDVILRCADDYTDSIPIEKAMQPDTILAYEMNGEALPKIHGYPVRLLVPDIYGMKNVKWITEIEVVEYDYKGYWENRGWSDVAVMNITSRIDTPRNGRDVPAGASSFIGGVAVAGQRGIQQVEVSTDGGQTWAQAAIKPGLGQDTWVLWLYQWDVPLDDRGDHRVLVRATDGTGALQDATPRDTLPSGATGYHAISVRTT
- a CDS encoding response regulator transcription factor, whose protein sequence is MTAPRTRASTILVVDDEPMVVEVVERYLRREGFGVVTACDGERALSAACDPRNPPDLVVLDVMLPGIQGVELCRRLREERGMRVPIILLTARGEEDDRIGGLTAGADDYVVKPFSPGELVARVKAQLRRVEMDATFVGAGGALVGGDIVLDPATRSCRVRGNPVALTPKEFDLLHYFMTRPGQIVARDELLDRIWDTTFLGYQGTVTVHVRRLREKVERDPDRPAHIKTIWGMGYKFDPDTAP
- a CDS encoding M24 family metallopeptidase — protein: MRASATESALPSFSTAERDRRWARVRQLMVENGIDVLLAPPNTGSNDKYQADARYLTQFGLNGEQVACIFPLNGKVIGFGGPSTRMIPRWMEDVRTPRRAFNDAIVGALKEIGADGATIGICGLKAGVISLMRAPDGVVGANLMDAIRREFPRARIVSATDVIGEARITKSAEEIDFLTKATELAEAALEALLRVARPGVTENACNAAMMAAEIERDGTLPFLIAWDSGPIGHLSGRLTQPARRVLNDGDVILQEIEGRWAGYTAQIDQSTFVGRVPDACRDAWKVAVESFERAVAAMRPGVTYGQLIEVCAATPRVSGWGARVVLHGRGLGDEGPLITTPPYPPGILERPLQEGNVFVIKPAVERATDEGSVARFGDVVAVTATGARRLGTRSQEFAHYNVGV
- a CDS encoding DUF429 domain-containing protein, translating into MAIGRRAPTPFVGVDLTADARPTDLAALNRGGTVVSFSQAVTDDELSEALRGLGARVAAVDSPMGLPAGLCCLEESCACAPTGGTGRSAERELAKLGIPCFWTTKRSIIKRMVYRAIRLKSRWEDEGIEVIEVFPYAVKRIMLGRALPKKSTPDGVARLVAGARAALPECRWPDYWAPGHDQLDALYCAITARLYALGETEALGDPAEVPIIIPRRPVRSRAE